In Macadamia integrifolia cultivar HAES 741 chromosome 5, SCU_Mint_v3, whole genome shotgun sequence, a single window of DNA contains:
- the LOC122080078 gene encoding inactive leucine-rich repeat receptor-like serine/threonine-protein kinase At1g60630: MGPLLHQRYFLLFYSIFFVTSLPFARSGDAEALLALKSSIDPSNSLPWPQGSDFCQWQGIKQCMSGRVIKLVVEYFNLSGTLDEKSLNQLDQLRVLSFKANSISGEIPSLSGLVSLKSLFLNDNQFSGFFPSSITSLHRVKVIVLSGNKISGKIPSSLLKLRRLYVLYLQDNRFTGTIPPLNQTSLRFFNVSNNQLSGEIPSTPVLIQFNSSSFSHNLNLCGEQIGNPCINHGPPAPISPVPSSSSKHSRRAKLIKIIAGTIGGFVLLLIFLCLLWIICKSCRRRRKSREVRRSKEVGIETGERGEPSGGAAPSGRDSNNGRKQGGFSWEGEGLGSLVFLGAGDQQMTYTLEDLLKASAETLGRGSIGSTYKAVMESGFIVTVKRLKDSKYPRMEEFRRQMDMIGRLRHPNLVPLRAYFQAKEERLLVYDYFPNGSLFSLIHGSRPSSGGKPLHWTSCLKIAEDLATGLVYIHQTPGMMHGNLKSSNVLLGSEFESCLTDYGLMSFRDPESVEEPSTSSLFYRSPECRDPWKPLTQQSDVYSYGVLLLELLTGKTPFQDLVQEHGAEIPRWVRSVREEETESGDDPPSGNETSEEKLGTLLNIAMACVSLNPESRPAMRDVLRMVRDARAEAQVSSNSSDHSPGRWSDTVQSLPREEEHLNI; this comes from the exons ATGGGGCCTCTTCTCCATCAAAGGTACTTCTTGCTCTTCTATTCTATCTTCTTtgtcacttctcttcccttcgcACGATCAGGCGATGCAGAGGCACTTTTAGCTTTAAAATCCTCCATTGATCCTTCAAACTCACTTCCATGGCCACAAGGATCCGATTTCTGCCAATGGCAAGGGATCAAACAATGCATGAGCGGAAGAGTCATAAAACTCGTTGTAGAATACTTCAACCTAAGCGGAACCCTAGACGAGAAGAGCTTAAACCAGCTCGATCAGCTACGCGTGTTGAGCTTCAAAGCAAACTCGATCTCCGGCGAAATCCCCAGCCTCTCTGGTCTCGTCAGTCTCAAGTCACTCTTCCTCAACGACAACCAATTCTCCGGTTTCTTCCCGAGCTCCATTACAAGTCTTCACCGTGTAAAAGTCATTGTTTTGTCCGGAAACAAAATCTCCGGTAAGATTCCGTCATCATTGCTCAAACTCCGGCGACTTTACGTTCTTTACTTACAAGACAATCGATTCACCGGGACAATCCCTCCTCTGAATCAAACTAGTCTCAGATTTTTCAATGTGTCAAACAATCAACTCTCTGGTGAAATACCCAGTACCCCTGTtctcattcaattcaattcttcatctttctcccaTAACCTAAACCTCTGCGGCGAACAGATAGGGAATCCCTGCATCAATCATGGCCCCCCTGCTCCTATTAGCCCagttccctcttcttcttcaaaacaTAGTCGAAGAGCGAAGCTGATCAAGATCATAGCAGGAACGATTGGTGGGTTTGTGTTGTTATTGATCTTCTTGTGTTTATTATGGATTATTTGCAAGagttgcagaagaagaagaaagtcaCGTGAGGTGAGAAGAAGCAAAGAAGTGGGCATTGAAACAGGGGAAAGAGGAGAGCCCTCTGGTGGTGCCGCTCCCAGTGGCAGGGACAGTAATAATGGGAGAAAACAAGGTGGGTTTTCATGGGAAGGAGAGGGGCTAGGGAGTTTGGTGTTCCTTGGAGCAGGGGATCAACAAATGACGTATACGTTAGAGGATCTTCTTAAGGCTTCGGCTGAGACACTTGGGAGAGGTAGTATAGGGAGTACGTATAAGGCTGTGATGGAATCTGGTTTCATTGTGACGGTGAAGAGGTTGAAAGATTCCAAATATCCGAGGATGGAAGAGTTTCGGCGACAGATGGACATGATCGGACGGCTCCGGCATCCTAATCTGGTCCCACTTAGGGCTTATTTTCAGGCTAAGGAAGAGCGTCTTCTGGTCTATGATTACTTCCCCAATGGCAGCTTATTCTCCCTGATACATG GTTCAAGACCATCAAGTGGTGGGAAGCCTCTTCACTGGACATCTTGCCTCAAAATTGCAGAGGACTTAGCAACAGGGTTGGTTTACATCCATCAAACTCCTGGGATGATGCATGGGAACTTGAAATCCTCCAATGTCTTATTAGGATCAGAATTTGAGTCTTGTCTCACTGACTATGGGCTCATGTCATTCAGAGATCCTGAATCAGTTGAAGAACCAAGTACTTCTTCCCTCTTTTACAGATCTCCTGAATGCAGGGATCCATGGAAACCTTTAACCCAACAATCTGATGTCTACAGCTATGGTGTCCTCCTATTGGAACTCCTAACAGGAAAAACTCCCTTCCAAGACCTTGTACAGGAACATGGGGCTGAAATTCCACGGTGGGTTCGTTCAGTCCGGGAAGAGGAGACAGAATCTGGGGATGACCCTCCATCAGGGAATGAGACATCAGAAGAGAAACTTGGGACCCTTTTAAATATTGCAATGGCTTGTGTGTCACTTAATCCTGAAAGCCGGCCGGCAATGAGGGATGTGTTAAGAATGGTAAGAGATGCAAGGGCTGAAGCTCAGGTGTCTTCAAATAGCAGTGATCATTCTCCAGGGAGGTGGTCGGATACAGTACAGAGCTTGCCAAGGGAAGAAGAACATTTGAACATATGA